A single genomic interval of Leptospira montravelensis harbors:
- a CDS encoding alpha/beta hydrolase, protein MSNWEQAYSREESTFQNKDGGKIYYQIYRPKSGVKRVLVVHHGIGEHGGRYNFLLEAMADHNYAIYLIDARGHGKSDGRRGVITHFSDFFADLKELIDIAKRNEGVSKVTLLGHSMGAAVTFLYTATDNYQNDLDAYICSALPIKVKTDLVMDIKKAAGGFLAKALPTLTIPTGLNVNLISRDKSVVEAYIKDPLVHGNVCTYLGDYLLNCYTLALESAAKITIPIYMFHGKEDQIALSEGTTDAFERVASKDKTIRLFDDLYHETMNELPKDRAIVLKELVAWIDKH, encoded by the coding sequence ATGAGTAATTGGGAACAAGCCTACTCCCGCGAGGAGTCTACCTTTCAAAATAAAGACGGTGGTAAAATTTATTACCAAATTTACCGACCTAAATCGGGAGTCAAACGTGTCCTTGTGGTTCACCACGGGATTGGGGAACACGGAGGCCGTTACAATTTTTTATTGGAGGCTATGGCAGACCATAATTATGCCATTTACCTCATTGATGCCAGAGGTCATGGAAAATCCGATGGTCGACGCGGGGTCATCACTCATTTTTCGGATTTTTTTGCCGACCTTAAAGAACTAATCGATATCGCCAAACGAAATGAAGGTGTAAGTAAAGTCACATTACTTGGTCATTCAATGGGAGCGGCTGTTACCTTCCTTTACACTGCCACTGATAACTATCAGAATGATTTGGATGCTTACATTTGTAGTGCACTTCCTATCAAAGTCAAAACAGACTTAGTGATGGATATTAAAAAAGCTGCGGGTGGTTTTTTAGCAAAAGCATTACCAACTCTAACTATTCCTACTGGTTTAAATGTAAATTTAATTTCGCGTGATAAGTCAGTAGTAGAGGCTTATATTAAAGACCCTTTAGTACATGGAAACGTATGTACTTACTTAGGTGATTATTTACTTAACTGTTACACCCTAGCTTTAGAATCAGCTGCTAAAATCACGATTCCAATTTATATGTTTCACGGAAAGGAAGACCAAATTGCTCTTTCCGAAGGGACTACTGATGCTTTTGAAAGAGTAGCATCCAAAGACAAAACCATAAGACTTTTTGATGATTTATATCATGAAACCATGAACGAACTTCCTAAAGACAGAGCAATCGTCTTAAAAGAGTTAGTTGCTTGGATCGACAAACACTAA
- a CDS encoding FAS1-like dehydratase domain-containing protein, with amino-acid sequence MAITKDIVGKKLDRFDFTVERGKIKEFCLAINEKNPIYFDVEEAKKAGYSDVPAPPTFPTVIMFWGYPKIWNDMAELGIDLSKILHLKEEYTYHKILYPGKVYAQSEISDVKSGRAEIVTFRTTIYDEKDDPILSAEMAIFIRKD; translated from the coding sequence ATGGCAATAACAAAAGATATAGTTGGAAAAAAACTAGATCGTTTTGATTTCACAGTGGAACGAGGAAAGATCAAAGAATTCTGCCTCGCCATCAACGAAAAAAACCCAATCTATTTTGACGTAGAAGAAGCAAAAAAAGCTGGATACTCTGATGTTCCTGCTCCACCAACTTTCCCTACAGTCATTATGTTTTGGGGATACCCAAAGATTTGGAACGATATGGCCGAACTCGGTATTGACCTTTCCAAAATCCTTCACTTAAAAGAAGAGTATACGTATCATAAAATTCTGTATCCGGGCAAAGTGTATGCGCAGTCCGAAATTTCTGATGTAAAATCAGGAAGAGCAGAAATCGTAACTTTCAGAACCACCATCTACGATGAAAAAGATGATCCTATCCTTTCTGCCGAGATGGCGATTTTCATTCGTAAGGATTAA
- a CDS encoding MaoC/PaaZ C-terminal domain-containing protein, whose product MAKIQFDKVEVGQTLPPLDIPVIEHANLVRYAGASGDFNPIHNDPDFAKKAGLDGTISHGMYVMAQVGRLCTSWADQKDIAYFGVTFKAMTKLGEKLTIVGTIKKKFEKDGKKTVTVLVEAKNEAGEVKAGGDLVVNAV is encoded by the coding sequence ATGGCAAAAATTCAATTTGATAAAGTAGAAGTTGGTCAGACTCTTCCTCCACTTGATATTCCTGTGATCGAACATGCGAATTTAGTTCGTTATGCGGGAGCATCTGGAGATTTTAACCCTATCCACAACGATCCTGATTTCGCAAAAAAAGCAGGACTCGATGGAACAATCTCTCATGGTATGTATGTTATGGCACAAGTTGGAAGACTTTGTACTTCTTGGGCTGACCAAAAGGACATCGCATACTTTGGTGTGACATTTAAAGCTATGACTAAACTCGGCGAAAAACTAACGATAGTTGGAACCATCAAAAAGAAATTTGAAAAAGATGGTAAAAAAACAGTTACCGTACTTGTAGAAGCTAAAAACGAAGCTGGCGAAGTGAAAGCCGGTGGAGATTTAGTCGTCAACGCAGTATAA
- a CDS encoding SNF2-related protein, producing MNLVPHQKKILALELTRKRASGDPERLGKAMLGAQVDLNPHQLDAALFALESPLSRGVILADEVGLGKTIEAGLVLSQFLSEEKKRILIIAPANLRKQWSGELQEKFHLKSEIIEGKNFNSIQKSGIHNPFNNEKVVIVSYQFAKAKAFEISQISWDLVILDEAHRLRNVYKESNVIANTIKESLRGRFKLLLTATPLQNSLSELYGLVSIIDEQTFGDFDSFSQQFLRIQTEEQLQLLKNRIEGICKRTLRKQVLEYIKYTKRIPITKEFIPNADEDRLHEWISAYLQRENLAALPKSQRKLMTLILRKLLASSTYAIAGTLQALVDRLEKKLGVSDNSLDLEIEKLIADDFEEYEEIKEEWSDFQTQKSIPENYLLVESAEDLRAEIKELKEYLALANNIQANSKAEVLLTGLGQAFSEMERLGGAKKAVIFTESRRTQNYLFDFLSINGYANQILLFNGSNNDDTSKKIFQSWMEKHNGTDKISGSKTADIRAALVDEFKEKRQILIATEAAAEGINLQFCSIVVNYDLPWNPQRIEQRIGRCHRYGQNFDVVVVNFLNKKNLADVRVYELLSEKFQLFSGVFGASDEVLGNVETGVDFEKRIAEIFQSCRTKDEIQDAFDKLQSELQSDINERIKETREKLLTNFDEIVQEKLKIRMEESEILFDRQTKLLWILTKDAVHKHGKTNDLDLSFRLDSNPFPSLPIQLGHYRMGKSLFQENSFHSNHPLAKKILEAAVNEAIPEDGILKFTLSKDRIDQSYANIKNKQGDILATLWTLDSFEKEEVLLITILWDDGSTLDNEQAIRLFSRSCQWKPYAEKDLNSRTTKFEEIHSNKKNQILINRDLRNQDLFTKEYEKLDAWADDKRLSLQKELRSFDEEIKIRKKQAKDAGNLTDRLKLERERKEIEKRRDEAWKSFEMARRSIDEEKEKFLEEMEKKAKFVTTETVLFCGKIQIV from the coding sequence ATGAACCTAGTCCCACACCAAAAAAAAATTCTCGCTCTAGAACTAACAAGAAAACGTGCTTCTGGCGATCCAGAAAGACTCGGAAAGGCTATGCTTGGTGCTCAGGTCGACTTGAATCCGCATCAATTAGATGCAGCTTTATTTGCATTGGAATCTCCTTTATCAAGAGGTGTAATCCTGGCCGATGAAGTGGGCCTAGGAAAAACAATTGAAGCTGGACTTGTACTTTCTCAATTTTTGTCGGAAGAAAAAAAAAGAATATTGATTATTGCACCTGCAAATTTAAGGAAACAATGGAGTGGTGAGCTACAAGAGAAATTCCATTTAAAGTCTGAAATTATCGAAGGAAAAAACTTTAATTCAATTCAAAAAAGTGGAATTCATAATCCCTTTAACAACGAAAAAGTAGTTATAGTTTCATATCAATTTGCCAAAGCGAAGGCATTCGAAATTTCACAAATTTCTTGGGATCTCGTAATCTTAGACGAGGCTCATCGACTTAGAAATGTTTACAAAGAGTCCAATGTTATCGCAAATACAATAAAAGAAAGTTTACGTGGTCGTTTCAAACTTCTCCTTACCGCAACTCCACTTCAAAATTCACTCAGCGAATTGTACGGATTAGTAAGCATAATCGACGAACAAACATTTGGTGATTTTGACAGTTTTTCCCAACAGTTTTTACGAATCCAAACAGAAGAGCAACTTCAGTTACTTAAAAACAGAATCGAAGGAATTTGCAAAAGAACTCTTCGCAAACAAGTATTAGAATATATCAAATATACAAAGAGAATTCCTATTACAAAAGAGTTTATCCCAAACGCAGACGAAGATCGTTTACACGAATGGATTAGTGCTTATTTGCAGCGGGAAAACTTAGCCGCACTTCCCAAAAGTCAAAGGAAACTAATGACTTTAATTTTACGCAAACTCCTCGCTTCTTCCACTTATGCAATAGCTGGTACTTTGCAGGCATTAGTAGATAGATTAGAAAAAAAACTAGGAGTTTCTGATAACTCTCTCGATTTAGAGATCGAAAAGTTAATTGCAGACGACTTTGAAGAATATGAAGAAATAAAAGAAGAATGGTCTGATTTTCAAACTCAAAAATCTATTCCTGAAAATTATCTTCTGGTTGAATCAGCAGAAGATTTAAGAGCGGAAATCAAAGAATTAAAAGAATACTTAGCACTTGCTAATAATATCCAAGCCAATAGCAAAGCCGAAGTACTACTCACTGGACTTGGACAAGCTTTTTCCGAAATGGAAAGATTAGGTGGAGCCAAAAAAGCTGTTATTTTTACCGAGTCAAGACGCACCCAAAACTATCTATTCGACTTTTTATCAATCAATGGTTATGCGAATCAAATCTTGTTATTCAATGGTTCCAATAATGATGATACTTCAAAGAAGATATTTCAATCTTGGATGGAAAAGCATAATGGAACTGATAAAATTTCTGGTTCTAAGACAGCAGATATTAGGGCAGCACTTGTAGATGAATTTAAAGAAAAAAGGCAAATTTTAATAGCAACGGAAGCTGCAGCTGAAGGAATTAATCTTCAATTTTGTTCTATCGTCGTAAACTACGACTTACCTTGGAATCCGCAAAGGATTGAACAAAGGATCGGAAGATGCCACAGATATGGTCAAAATTTTGATGTCGTAGTCGTTAATTTCCTAAATAAAAAGAACCTGGCCGATGTTCGCGTATACGAATTGTTAAGCGAAAAATTTCAATTATTCAGTGGTGTATTTGGAGCCAGCGATGAAGTACTTGGAAACGTTGAAACTGGAGTTGATTTTGAAAAAAGAATTGCAGAAATTTTCCAATCTTGTCGCACCAAAGACGAAATCCAAGATGCATTTGATAAACTTCAATCTGAGCTACAATCGGATATAAATGAAAGAATAAAAGAAACTAGAGAAAAGTTACTTACAAACTTTGACGAAATTGTCCAAGAAAAGCTTAAAATCCGAATGGAAGAAAGTGAGATTTTGTTCGATCGCCAAACTAAATTACTATGGATCTTAACAAAGGATGCGGTTCACAAACATGGAAAAACAAATGATTTAGATCTTAGTTTCCGATTAGACTCTAACCCATTCCCTTCTCTTCCAATTCAACTTGGCCACTACCGCATGGGGAAATCTTTATTTCAGGAGAATTCATTTCATTCTAACCATCCACTTGCAAAAAAAATCTTGGAAGCAGCAGTCAATGAAGCAATTCCAGAAGATGGTATATTGAAATTTACTCTAAGCAAAGATAGAATTGATCAAAGTTATGCGAATATAAAAAACAAACAAGGTGATATTTTAGCAACGCTTTGGACTTTGGATAGTTTTGAGAAAGAAGAAGTCCTTTTAATAACAATTCTATGGGATGATGGCTCAACCTTAGACAACGAACAAGCAATTCGTCTATTTTCTAGATCCTGTCAGTGGAAGCCATATGCTGAAAAAGATTTAAATTCAAGAACAACTAAATTTGAAGAAATTCATTCAAACAAAAAGAACCAAATCTTAATCAATCGAGACTTAAGAAACCAAGATCTTTTTACAAAGGAATATGAAAAACTAGATGCCTGGGCCGATGACAAACGATTGAGCCTGCAAAAAGAACTCAGGTCTTTTGATGAGGAAATCAAAATTCGCAAAAAACAAGCAAAAGATGCGGGGAACCTAACTGATAGATTAAAACTCGAAAGAGAAAGGAAGGAAATCGAAAAAAGAAGAGATGAGGCCTGGAAGAGTTTTGAAATGGCACGTCGTTCTATTGATGAAGAAAAGGAAAAATTCTTGGAGGAAATGGAAAAGAAAGCTAAATTCGTGACAACTGAAACTGTTCTATTTTGCGGCAAAATACAAATCGTGTGA
- a CDS encoding Abi family protein — MIYQKKALTIDEQADQLLSRGLVCDRIDLVSILKQVSYYRLSGYWFPFRNYPNEEFRQNTTLKEIWSRYCFDRKLRLLVLDGIEKIEIALRTDITYKLSHQTGAFGYAEPSTFPMLNEPEFLKLQEEIKKEYSRSKEKFVSHFQHKYGGEHDTLPLWMATELISFGTLFTMYRGIATSTSKSIAKKYNLPEPVLLSWIGSLNSVRNICAHHSRLWNREFGYKPMLPRNDFGWKQPVEIQPNKIFVILSIIQYMLNFISPTSQWKFRFLELLTLYPTIPIREMGFPERWKEVPFWNLTKTQSRNYRK; from the coding sequence ATGATCTACCAAAAAAAAGCCTTAACCATCGATGAACAAGCCGATCAACTTCTCTCCAGAGGTTTGGTATGCGACCGCATTGACTTAGTATCGATCTTAAAACAAGTTAGTTACTACCGCTTGAGTGGTTATTGGTTTCCTTTTCGAAATTATCCAAACGAAGAATTTAGACAAAACACCACTCTGAAAGAAATTTGGAGCCGTTATTGTTTTGATCGTAAACTTCGTTTACTAGTTCTTGATGGTATAGAAAAAATAGAAATTGCTCTACGGACTGATATCACATACAAACTATCTCACCAAACAGGTGCTTTTGGTTACGCAGAACCCTCTACCTTTCCCATGTTAAACGAACCTGAATTTTTGAAACTCCAAGAGGAAATCAAAAAAGAATATTCACGAAGTAAGGAAAAATTTGTCTCACATTTCCAACACAAATATGGCGGAGAACACGATACTCTGCCTCTTTGGATGGCTACTGAACTCATCAGTTTTGGTACACTGTTTACCATGTACAGAGGAATCGCTACCTCCACTTCAAAATCGATTGCTAAAAAATACAATTTACCTGAACCTGTTCTCTTGTCTTGGATCGGAAGTTTAAACTCAGTCAGGAACATTTGTGCACACCATTCTAGGTTGTGGAATCGAGAGTTTGGATACAAACCAATGCTTCCGAGAAATGATTTCGGCTGGAAACAACCAGTCGAAATCCAACCAAACAAAATCTTTGTGATTCTATCGATCATTCAATATATGCTAAATTTCATTTCCCCAACTAGCCAATGGAAATTTCGTTTTTTAGAATTACTAACTCTCTATCCAACCATTCCCATTCGCGAAATGGGTTTTCCTGAAAGATGGAAAGAGGTTCCGTTTTGGAACCTAACCAAAACACAATCAAGGAATTACAGAAAATGA
- a CDS encoding site-specific DNA-methyltransferase, with product MTDEPQKLPLTSHNLTEDKLRILKEHFPEVFTEGNLIDWDKLRLTLGETIETEDTKERFGLNWPGKRNCFKAIQSPTTATLLPDRAASVDFDSTENLYIEGDNLEVLKLLQKSYLGKVKMIYIDPPYNTGNDFVYPDDYTESLKTYLEYTGQVDAKGRKFSNNTETTGRFHSQWLNMMYPRLFLARNLLREDGVIFISIDDGEVAHLRKVCDEIFGEENFKSQISWQKRYTRSNNTIDFTTVIENILVYARSESFEVNLLDRTDEADSRYTNPDNDARGPWKGASFLNPASPTQRPNLCYTITNPNTKKESKPTTNAWRRSETEYKKLLSENKLYWGVDGKSAIPSIKMFLSEARNITPINFWDHEFAGNTDDGTKELKDLLGEKCFDNPKPSSLIRRVLEHSTSPDDIVLDFFSGSATTAHAVLTLNAEDGGNRKFICVQLPEPTRKQKADGTWEESEASRAGFQTISEIGMERIRRVITKLKEEGSANTKDSGKKSVKADQSKKEDSPSLGFESGVDQLTKNREDNEQPRKPQDLGFRVFKLAPSNFPVWNGNIEKTKEAVEKALFEDQPTLLSSNALANTEEAILYEVLLKSGISEALANPNIKTETIAGKIVYIAEETAYYVLGKEHNLEVFNEIMRRSPSLVIAREIGFSGNDVLKANVHAGFKQMKDVSFQVV from the coding sequence ATGACTGACGAACCCCAAAAACTCCCCCTTACCTCCCACAACCTAACCGAAGACAAACTCCGTATTCTAAAAGAACACTTCCCTGAAGTCTTTACCGAAGGGAATTTGATAGATTGGGACAAACTCCGCCTAACACTCGGCGAAACCATTGAAACGGAAGATACAAAAGAACGATTTGGACTGAACTGGCCCGGCAAACGAAATTGTTTTAAGGCCATCCAATCCCCAACGACAGCCACTCTACTTCCCGACCGTGCCGCTTCGGTGGACTTTGACAGTACCGAAAACCTCTATATCGAGGGGGACAATTTGGAAGTGTTGAAACTTTTGCAAAAGTCCTATCTTGGCAAGGTAAAGATGATCTACATCGACCCGCCTTACAATACGGGAAATGACTTTGTTTATCCAGATGATTATACCGAATCTCTCAAAACCTATTTAGAATACACCGGACAAGTGGATGCCAAAGGGCGTAAGTTTTCGAATAACACGGAAACCACGGGTCGGTTCCATTCTCAATGGCTGAACATGATGTATCCGAGACTCTTCCTTGCCCGGAATTTACTCCGTGAAGATGGGGTGATTTTTATTTCTATTGATGATGGTGAAGTGGCCCACTTACGCAAAGTATGCGATGAAATTTTTGGGGAAGAAAACTTTAAATCTCAAATTAGCTGGCAAAAAAGATACACAAGGAGTAATAACACTATTGACTTCACTACAGTTATTGAAAATATTCTTGTTTATGCACGCTCTGAATCCTTTGAAGTAAATTTATTAGATCGAACGGATGAAGCGGATTCCCGTTATACAAATCCCGATAATGATGCTAGAGGACCATGGAAAGGTGCTTCATTTTTAAATCCTGCATCACCTACACAAAGACCAAATCTATGTTACACTATTACCAATCCAAACACTAAAAAAGAATCTAAGCCAACTACGAATGCTTGGCGAAGATCGGAGACAGAATATAAAAAACTTCTTTCAGAAAATAAATTATACTGGGGTGTAGATGGAAAATCAGCAATTCCATCTATTAAAATGTTTCTTTCTGAGGCTCGAAATATCACACCGATTAATTTTTGGGATCATGAATTTGCAGGAAATACAGATGATGGAACTAAAGAATTAAAAGACTTACTAGGTGAGAAATGTTTTGATAACCCTAAACCTTCATCGCTTATTCGCAGAGTTCTCGAGCATTCTACCTCCCCCGACGACATCGTCCTCGACTTCTTTTCCGGCTCTGCCACCACCGCCCACGCCGTACTGACGTTAAATGCGGAAGATGGAGGCAATCGTAAATTTATCTGTGTGCAACTCCCCGAGCCTACGCGCAAACAAAAGGCCGATGGGACTTGGGAAGAATCGGAAGCCTCTAGAGCCGGTTTCCAAACCATTTCTGAAATTGGTATGGAACGAATCCGCCGTGTGATAACAAAGCTGAAAGAAGAAGGAAGTGCAAACACCAAAGATAGTGGGAAAAAATCGGTAAAAGCAGACCAATCCAAAAAAGAAGATTCGCCTTCCTTGGGTTTTGAATCCGGGGTAGACCAACTAACAAAAAATAGGGAAGATAACGAACAGCCACGTAAACCCCAAGATCTGGGCTTTCGGGTTTTCAAACTGGCACCGTCTAACTTCCCGGTTTGGAATGGTAATATCGAAAAAACCAAAGAAGCTGTGGAAAAAGCGCTCTTCGAAGACCAACCAACACTTTTGTCCTCCAATGCATTAGCGAATACAGAAGAAGCCATTCTCTATGAAGTTTTGTTAAAATCGGGAATTTCAGAAGCCCTCGCAAACCCAAATATCAAAACGGAGACCATCGCCGGAAAGATCGTTTATATCGCAGAAGAAACCGCCTATTATGTACTAGGGAAAGAACATAACTTGGAAGTTTTTAATGAAATCATGAGACGAAGCCCTTCGCTTGTGATTGCTAGGGAAATTGGTTTTTCTGGAAACGATGTCCTTAAAGCCAACGTACATGCCGGATTCAAACAGATGAAAGATGTTAGCTTCCAGGTGGTTTAA